One genomic window of Solanum dulcamara chromosome 12, daSolDulc1.2, whole genome shotgun sequence includes the following:
- the LOC129876962 gene encoding auxin-responsive protein SAUR21-like: MGFRLLPMISGAKQIYKLQSVPIRNHHSDVPKGHFAVYVGEIKKKRYVVPITYLNHPSFRKLLTQAEEEFGFHHSMDGLTIPCNVDAFVDVTSQLNIL; the protein is encoded by the coding sequence ATGGGGTTTCGTTTGTTACCGATGATTTCCGGTGCCAAACAAATCTACAAATTGCAGTCTGTTCCTATAAGGAATCATCATTCCGATGTTCCTAAAGGACATTTTGCAGTTTATGTCggagaaataaagaagaaacGATATGTGGTCCCGATAACGTACCTGAATCATCCTTCTTTCCGGAAATTATTAACGCAAGCAGAAGAAGAATTTGGCTTTCATCATTCAATGGATGGTCTAACAATACCCTGCAATGTGGATGCATTTGTTGATGTGACTTCTCAATTGAACATTTTATGA